In the Caenorhabditis elegans chromosome X genome, one interval contains:
- the C24A3.9 gene encoding N-acetyltransferase domain-containing protein (Confirmed by transcript evidence) → MAKSLRDLSLDAFKKDPLYGLLQDCWRPVQWNCDDLKLIQKPEPLNSFVDSLLGTVQIGWRLEGKVIGCSYLLNGFYKVERTSPGLVACAIIDHYRKIQLWNSVFNNYNHYQYISRFRQ, encoded by the exons atggcGAAATCTCTACGAGATTTATCGTTAGATGCATTCAAAAAGGATCCGTTATATGGTTTG ctacAGGATTGCTGGCGACCAGTTCAATGGAATTGTGATGATCTGAAACTAATCCAAAAACCAGAGCCATTGAATTCATTTGTTGATTCTCTTCTTGGAACTGTACAGATTGGATGGCGACTGGAAGGAAAAGTCATCGGATGCAGTTATTTGTTGAACGGGTTTTACAAAGTTGAAAGA acatctCCTGGTTTAGTGGCTTGTGCAATTATCGATCATTATcgcaaaattcaattgtgGAACAGcgtttttaataattacaaTCATTATCAATATATTTCTCGTTTCAGACAGTGA